In Stigmatopora argus isolate UIUO_Sarg chromosome 10, RoL_Sarg_1.0, whole genome shotgun sequence, the following proteins share a genomic window:
- the ttc36 gene encoding tetratricopeptide repeat protein 36 yields the protein MASEHDQAVLQAIFNPNSPFGNISEQDQNQELTDDDSSFDADSLRQVKNLESGGVSAAEAGDLQKALELFNRAIQILPRRPSAYNNRAQAHRLRGNTAGALEDLDRAISLSGGIGRTACQALVQRGLLRRLASQNDEARDDFQKAAALGNQFARQQLVQLNPYAALCNKMLGEVIGKLRNPDVGQTGP from the exons ATGGCATCAGAGCACGACCAAGCTGTCCTGCAGGCTATTTTCAACCCTAACTCCCCTTTTGGGAACATCTCCGAACAGGACCAGAATCAGGAGTTAACAGATGACG ACAGCTCCTTTGATGCAGACTCGCTGAGGCAGGTCAAGAACTTGGAGTCTGGCGGGGTGTCCGCTGCCGAGGCGGGGGACTTGCAGAAGGCCCTTGAGCTTTTCAACCGGGCCATACAAATTCTGCCCCGGCGCCCCTCGGCCTACAACAACCGGGCACAAGCACATCGACTCCGAGGAAACACGGCAG GTGCTCTGGAGGACTTGGACCGCGCCATCTCCCTGAGCGGGGGCATAGGTCGGACAGCCTGCCAGGCATTAGTGCAGCGGGGCCTCCTGCGTAGGCTGGCGAGCCAAAACGACGAGGCCCGGGACGACTTCCAAAAGGCGGCGGCGTTGGGCAACCAGTTCGCCCGACAACAGCTGGTGCAGCTGAACCCGTACGCCGCGCTTTGCAACAAGATGCTCGGCGAGGTCATAGGCAAGCTCCGGAACCCTGACGTTGGCCAGACGGGACCGTAG
- the LOC144083942 gene encoding F-box only protein 40 produces the protein MARQQKMLCGRQNSTLLTHHKNFPQISTPSKQYAKKRARTMPSIRHEHCERCFSTHCQAPAGLSLGCVVIRCPNDCGASLHACKEEDHRLLCPNETVACLNADYGCPLSMPRHRRGRHLEACPASVVGCSQEWNRWPAPDGELTFYKNLSQESESHLDVALALRDQDLLFHSIKMKNVFPELTSADPRDRDIGTAGEDPCLDFSGCTPNGCTGLTEEEPNDVVRNEFDMETLQNYSSWERIFRKERNGCEQTSGAKKGGSEIGQSRESSSCENEVSGLAPWQDGVLERLGKEANIGEYNMYLAHHGSMLINFGQLSACTPRERDFVYGSLEPIEVKTVRSFNVPSSYRAKRCHLKDPSRKIKTAHRSLDTLDLGVSAEQVPKCDEVDATLLCCLEKEFKGHHISESTSLDGLYVDVGTQTYEFDSAPFPPEASLADVVAGRPRCLHVRGESESVTRRHNKTSSVFSYACGLFFRRDEYGSHFRNVHADVQAGLGGWFLQRCPLAYLGCTFARTRFRPDGPAAEVRYHQGMDKLVLRPDVPRELLEGGETPRGPNPLSRLPLEILLHVAGYLDSIALSQLSQVSRQMREMCATLLQTRGMVSLKWEKKTYSHGGSSWKSRKKVWEFSSLFCPVERWRFSNTPPMANHLQTCPFYQKEEQRTQPVALRGLHEVSREVK, from the exons GACGATGCCATCGATACGCCACGAGCACTGCGAGCGGTGTTTCTCCACCCACTGCCAAGCGCCGGCAGGGCTGTCCTTGGGCTGCGTGGTCATCCGCTGCCCAAACGACTGCGGCGCCTCCCTGCACGCCTGCAAGGAAGAGGACCACCGTCTCCTGTGCCCCAACGAGACGGTGGCCTGTCTCAACGCGGATTACGGCTGCCCGCTGAGCATGCCGCGCCACCGCCGGGGACGACACCTGGAAGCCTGCCCGGCCAGCGTGGTCGGCTGCTCTCAGGAGTGGAACCGCTGGCCCGCTCCCGATGGCGAACTGACCTTCTACAAGAATCTTTCCCAAGAAAGCGAAAGCCACCTGGATGTCGCCTTGGCGCTGAGGGATCAAGACCTGCTGTTTCATTCCATCAAGATGAAGAACGTTTTCCCCGAGTTGACGTCGGCGGATCCTCGGGATCGAGATATCGGGACGGCGGGGGAGGATCCATGCTTAGATTTCAGTGGATGTACTCCAAATGGGTGCACGGGATTGACAGAAGAAGAACCGAATGACGTAGTAAGAAATGAGTTCGACATGGAAACACTTCAGAACTACAGCTCCTGGGAGAGAATATTTAGAAAGGAGAGGAACGGGTGCGAACAGACGAGTGGagcaaaaaaaggaggaagcgAAATCGGCCAGTCGAGGGAAAGTTCGTCCTGTGAGAACGAAGTGTCTGGCCTGGCGCCCTGGCAGGACGGCGTCTTGGAGAGATTGGGCAAGGAGGCCAACATCGGCGAATACAACATGTACCTGGCGCATCACGGATCTATGCTCATTAACTTTGGACAGCTGAGCGCCTGCACCCCGAGAGAGAGGGATTTCGTTTACGGGAGCCTGGAACCCATCGAGGTGAAGACGGTCCGCTCTTTCAACGTTCCCAGCAGCTACCGTGCCAAGCGATGCCACCTAAAAGACCCCAGTCGCAAGATCAAGACGGCGCACCGGAGTTTGGACACCCTGGACTTGGGCGTCTCGGCCGAACAGGTACCCAAGTGCGACGAGGTCGACGCCACGTTGCTGTGCTGTCTGGAGAAAGAATTTAAAGGTCACCACATCTCCGAAAGCACCAGCTTGGACGGGCTTTATGTCGACGTGGGGACGCAAACGTACGAATTTGATTCGGCGCCGTTCCCACCCGAGGCGTCGCTCGCCGACGTCGTGGCCGGCCGACCGCGATGTCTTCACGTCCGCGGCGAATCCGAGTCGGTCACTCGGCGGCACAACAAGACGAGCTCGGTCTTCAGCTACGCGTGCGGCCTCTTCTTCCGCCGCGACGAATACGGCTCGCACTTCAGGAACGTGCACGCCGACGTCCAGGCCGGCCTCGGCGGCTGGTTCCTACAACGTTGCCCCCTGGCGTACCTTGGCTGCACTTTTGCCCGGACGAGGTTTCGACCGGACGGTCCAGCGGCTGAGGTCAGATACCACCAAGGTATGGACAAGCTGGTCCTCCGTCCGGATGTCCCCCGAGAGCTACTCGAGGGTGGCGAAACGCCGCGTGGCCCCAATCCCCTGAGCCGACTCCCCCTGGAGATTCTCCTGCACGTCGCCGGATACCTGGACTCCATCGCTTTGTCGCAGTTGTCTCAAGTGTCGCGTCAGATGAGGGAGATGTGCGCCACCCTGCTGCAGACCCGCGGGATGGTTTCCCTCAAGTGGGAGAAGAAGACATATTCCCACGGGGGGAGCTCGTGGAAGAGTCGAAAGAAA GTTTGGGAGTTCAGCTCGCTGTTTTGTCCCGTGGAGCGATGGCGTTTCAGCAACACGCCCCCCATGGCAAACCACCTCCAAACGTGCCCCTTCTACCAGAAAGAAGAGCAACGCACCCAGCCTGTAGCTTTAAGGGGCTTGCATGAGGTCAGCAGAGAGGTCAAATGA